A portion of the Glycine max cultivar Williams 82 chromosome 10, Glycine_max_v4.0, whole genome shotgun sequence genome contains these proteins:
- the LOC102662886 gene encoding uncharacterized protein produces MPRENCDPDYSLRLIAATSNILLFLLTLMVIWMVFSPHTPAVKVTYLTVNKFNITPREELTAVFNVEGILRNPNIALSLTYERLTLALWFGNFTISSVVVEPPPFSIRGHTHAPIRARFEVAGMQIPNWVASEIAVQQRFHGGMDFGAMLDARFRYKFGMESSKVFSITLQCYPLRVELPLNDIMNNGRLVEPSDCYVV; encoded by the coding sequence ATGCCTAGGGAAAACTGTGACCCCGACTACTCCCTCCGTCTCATCGCTGCCACATCCAACATCCTCCTCTTCCTTTTGACACTTATGGTTATATGGATGGTGTTTTCTCCACACACCCCTGCCGTTAAAGTAACCTACCTCACTGTCAACAAATTCAACATCACACCCCGGGAGGAATTAACGGCCGTGTTTAACGTCGAAGGTATTCTCAGAAACCCTAACATCGCACTATCCCTCACGTACGAGAGGCTAACCCTAGCGCTCTGGTTCGGCAACTTTACCATTTCCTCGGTGGTTGTTGAACCGCCGCCGTTCTCGATCCGAGGTCATACCCATGCCCCGATCCGAGCCCGGTTCGAGGTGGCGGGCATGCAGATACCTAACTGGGTGGCCAGTGAAATCGCGGTGCAGCAACGTTTTCATGGTGGGATGGATTTTGGAGCCATGTTGGATGCTAGGTTTAGGTACAAGTTTGGTATGGAGAGCTCCAAGGTTTTCAGTATCACGCTTCAGTGTTACCCACTGCGCGTTGAACTCCCTCTAAACGACATCATGAACAACGGAAGGTTGGTTGAACCTTCCGATTGTTACGTAGTTTAA